The proteins below come from a single Marinobacter bohaiensis genomic window:
- a CDS encoding helix-turn-helix domain-containing protein — protein MSLKALKQKAFQNKTVRNEYDKLAGEFEYIEQLISMRAHAGLTQDDLAKRIGTAKSNISRLEGGRGNPSWSTLRKYASACGYRIKLEANEDTSSRP, from the coding sequence TTTCAAAATAAAACGGTGCGGAACGAATACGACAAGCTGGCGGGTGAGTTTGAATACATTGAGCAACTGATCAGCATGCGTGCTCATGCGGGACTGACTCAGGACGACTTGGCCAAGCGGATCGGAACCGCCAAAAGCAATATTTCTCGCCTGGAAGGCGGTCGGGGCAACCCAAGCTGGAGCACCCTGAGGAAATACGCCTCGGCCTGCGGCTACCGAATCAAGCTGGAAGCTAACGAGGACACTAGCTCTCGTCCATAG